In Pseudochaenichthys georgianus unplaced genomic scaffold, fPseGeo1.2 scaffold_1214_arrow_ctg1, whole genome shotgun sequence, a single window of DNA contains:
- the LOC117440793 gene encoding complement component C1q receptor, translated as MKMMWFWFCWVLGPVVLASPSLFSLHPSPAIFSVAEAACPPGRLASLSSDQEVSAVLNLVSGSNGSVFWVGLRKVKDACVDPGLPLRGFSWTGGGSRAPQVIRWAQEPQETCTTLRCAAIRLNQTGTSGTSWGLIPVSCRSKNPYICKGRGTWVAPEPGPEPGPEAETGLGPDTDPGSEAEPEPEKRPEPEPNQEPEPEPALAPEAKPTPQKESAEPEPSENEQPQPSKPDTPQPTPANQDPEPDLKPKFGPEPDLKPDSGTEPDLKPDSGTEPEPCPRPQITGTRSLREDNRTRVLVVCWSGLQLDLVCSGRPPAWRLTDGSVANQSAACQLCEPGFIRTGSGDCEDIDECSGGAGPCRTSCLNTPGSYRCFCIDDAGERHAEDLPVCAPTLGLLFPLLVAMVALVVLVVVIAVTVALCMRRKRAMKNKEGYEPANEKEASGGSEL; from the exons AtgaagatgatgtggttctggttCTGTTGGGTTCTGGGCCCCGTGGTCTTGGCCTCCCCATCCCTGTTCTCACTGCATCCCTCCCCCGCCATCTTCTCAGTGGCAGAGGCCGCCTGCCCCCCCGGCAGACTTGCCTCCCTGTCCTCGGACCAGGAGGTCTCTGCGGTGCTGAATCTGGTCTCAGGGTCAAACGGGTCCGTGTTCTGGGTCGGGCTGCGGAAGGTGAAGGATGCCTGTGTGGATCCGGGTCTGCCTTTGAGGGGGTTCAGCTGGACCGGGGGGGGCAGCCGGGCCCCGCAGGTGATCCGCTGGGCCCAGGAGCCCCAGGAGACCTGCACCACCTTACGCTGCGCCGCCATCAGGCTGAACCAGACCGGGACCAGCGGGACCAGCTGGGGCCTGATTCCCGTCAGCTGCAGGAGCAAAAACCCCTACATCTGTAAAGGCCGGGGGACGTGGGTGGCACCAGAACCCGGACCTGAACCAGGACCAGAAGCAGAAACAGGACTAGGACCTGACACAGACCCAGGATCAGAAGCTGAACCAGAACCAGAAAAAagaccagaaccagaaccaAACCAAGAACCGGAACCAGAGCCTGCACTAGCACCAGAAGCAAAACCTACACCACAAAAAGAATCAGCTGAACCAGAGCCTTCAGAAAATGAACAACCTCAACCATCAAAACCTGATACACCACAACCTACACCTGCAAACCAAGACCCAGAACCGGACCTGAAGCCTAAGTTTGGACCAGAACCAGACCTGAAGCCTGACTCTGGAACAGAACCGGACCTGAAGCCTGACTCTGGAACAGAACCGGAACCTTGTCCACGGCCTCAGATCACGGGGACCCGCTCCCTCCGCGAGGACAACAGGACCCGGGTTCTGGTGGTGTGCTGGTCTGGTCTGCAGCTGGACTTGGTCTGCTCGGGCCGCCCCCCTGCCTGGCGCCTGACGGACGGATCTGTGGCCAACCAGAGCGCCGCCTGCCAGCTCTGTGAGCCGGGCTTCATCAGAACCGGGTCCGGAGACTGTGAGGACATCGACGAGTGCAGCGGTGGGGCCGGGCCCTGCAGGACTTCCTGCCTCAACACACCAGGGTCctacag GTGTTTCTGTATCGATGACGCTGGCGAGCGCCACGCCGAGGATTTGCCGGTTTGCGCTCCTACTCTTGGCTTACTGTTTCCACTGCTGGTTGCCATGGTGGCGCTGGTTGTGCTTGTGGTGGTTATCGCCGTCACGGTGGCGCTCTGCATGAGGAGGAAACGAGCCATGAAGAACAAAGAGGGCTATGAGCCGGCCAATGAGAAGGAAGCATCGGGAGGATCAGAGCTGTGA